In Wenyingzhuangia fucanilytica, the following are encoded in one genomic region:
- a CDS encoding hybrid sensor histidine kinase/response regulator transcription factor, with amino-acid sequence MLRKLKVSCFVSVLFAFLGIAQESRDFEKLSDEKGVAQSITYAVEQDSVGNIWIASEDGVIKYNSNFFKTYNKYNGIPAEIGNRANTVFIDSKNRVWMGGRRGVCLYLSDKDVFTKMTSENLIDPFIVRSITEDAYGDIWIAARNGVWKISETTTGFSFKREFDKISSDIVYPSSDKSILIGSESSIYKLDPQNKKYLQNTLTNNNIRVFSLLETTNGYLVGTGSDGLYKVDKNFQNFTPITFKGISLKGSAIRDLIKDDLGNYYVATDGEGVLYLNKNFKLLTHIDHSQDNIHSLSSNGVYDVMIDRENILWVATYGGGVNSWNNSKSVFKKITHKLNDKNSLYDNFTRAIATDENGKIWFGTKDGISIWDRKKNQWKNILLGKGVVLALESDGNDMWAGFYGEGLKKININTLKVKDYNTYNGVKFPIDKIYVIKKDLEGNIWVGGITSDLACITKDGEIRKFPIGGVRSILVKEDGDLILGNENGAFLLSIKDKAIAPISELKSDKNQYLIITSIIEYEKDKVLLTTNGSGIVFYDTKTKKVNFFDKSSGLPTDIIQAGIFWNQNEFWLSTAKGIVNVKIAQKDTIINTFDKLDGALSTEFNYGSYAKINNELFFGGTEGVVYFNPENVITKQHLPEIVFEEFRLFNQEQVPGQGVLTKQIDKVDQIKLTHSQNSIYFKFVGVLHNSPSKVKYSWRLEGFDDEWITPQKNNEVGYTNLNYGEYLFKVKAMNRFGKWGPERQIKIVIMAPWWATSQAYMLYFIVFILLLIVIVQLTKLSVNKKNADDQINFFNNLTHELKTPMAILLSSLESASREKNSGENANFQIKKTIKRLNSLFEQMLNFQKASTAGKIIQDISQIRLETYVQGLITSFKPLYQEKNITIELENNYLNEFVYFDKEIFNKIFYNLLSNAIKYTNDGGHIVIEFLERNKGKLTIRISDDGIGIPKDQQKYILKRNYRARNVVNSQKPGTGLGLMMIKSLIEKTGGTIAFSSEENKGTTFYIEIKDQFKEFLRNNANNADEFVEEKNVENDALTIKGLREFINTKILIVEDNNELRKVITTNLKPYFKIYEAANGKEGFDVAKKEIPDVIITDLIMPEVDGVELCKMLKADEDLTHIPVFMLTVLNSSSNKLESLESGVAEYLEKPVDIDILIAKIVNTLKYQLKLKEKYVHEGDVKIAIHSKNELDIEFIEKLEEIITVNMKDGSFSVNNLCESVGYSRTSLYVKLKELIDMSPQDFIIHTKLKHAKELLVKGGMSIKEVAYHSGFSNPKYFSTSFKKYFDTTPSGFLQSLNDPSGK; translated from the coding sequence TTGTTAAGAAAATTAAAAGTTAGCTGTTTTGTTTCGGTATTGTTCGCTTTTTTGGGAATAGCTCAAGAGTCTAGAGACTTTGAAAAATTATCGGATGAGAAAGGAGTTGCTCAAAGCATTACTTATGCTGTAGAACAAGATTCTGTAGGGAATATTTGGATTGCATCAGAAGATGGTGTTATTAAATACAACTCTAATTTTTTTAAAACGTATAATAAATATAATGGGATTCCGGCCGAAATAGGAAACCGTGCAAATACTGTTTTTATAGATTCTAAAAATAGGGTTTGGATGGGAGGAAGAAGAGGTGTGTGTTTATATCTTTCTGACAAAGATGTGTTTACAAAAATGACTTCCGAAAATTTAATAGATCCATTTATTGTAAGGTCTATTACAGAAGATGCTTATGGAGATATTTGGATAGCGGCTAGAAATGGAGTTTGGAAAATTTCTGAAACTACAACTGGTTTTTCTTTTAAAAGGGAATTTGATAAGATTAGTTCAGATATTGTCTATCCAAGTAGTGATAAAAGTATATTAATAGGTTCAGAATCTTCTATTTATAAATTAGATCCACAAAACAAAAAATATCTTCAGAATACTTTAACCAATAACAATATCAGAGTTTTTAGTCTGTTAGAAACTACTAATGGTTATTTAGTTGGAACAGGAAGTGATGGGTTATATAAAGTAGATAAAAACTTTCAGAATTTTACACCAATAACATTTAAGGGCATTTCTTTAAAAGGTAGTGCTATTAGAGATCTTATTAAAGATGATTTAGGGAATTATTATGTAGCTACCGATGGTGAGGGAGTTCTGTACCTAAATAAAAACTTTAAATTATTAACTCATATAGATCATAGTCAAGACAATATTCATTCTTTATCTAGTAATGGAGTATATGATGTAATGATTGATAGAGAGAATATTCTTTGGGTTGCAACTTATGGTGGTGGAGTAAATTCTTGGAATAATAGTAAATCTGTTTTTAAAAAAATAACCCACAAGTTAAATGATAAAAACAGTTTGTATGACAATTTTACTCGAGCAATTGCAACAGATGAAAATGGTAAAATTTGGTTTGGAACCAAAGACGGAATTAGTATTTGGGATAGAAAAAAGAACCAATGGAAAAATATCTTATTAGGTAAAGGAGTTGTACTGGCTTTAGAGTCTGATGGAAATGACATGTGGGCAGGATTTTATGGAGAAGGGTTAAAAAAAATTAATATCAATACTTTAAAAGTTAAGGATTATAACACCTATAATGGAGTAAAATTTCCAATTGATAAAATATATGTAATTAAGAAAGATTTAGAAGGAAATATTTGGGTAGGAGGAATTACTTCAGATTTGGCTTGTATCACAAAAGATGGGGAAATAAGAAAATTCCCTATAGGCGGAGTAAGAAGTATTTTGGTAAAAGAGGATGGTGATTTAATTTTAGGAAATGAAAATGGCGCTTTTTTATTAAGTATTAAGGATAAAGCTATTGCTCCAATATCAGAACTTAAATCAGATAAAAATCAATACTTAATTATTACGTCAATCATAGAATATGAAAAAGATAAAGTACTACTGACAACAAACGGATCGGGAATTGTATTTTATGATACTAAAACTAAAAAAGTTAATTTCTTTGATAAAAGTTCTGGTTTACCTACCGATATTATTCAGGCAGGAATATTTTGGAATCAGAATGAGTTTTGGTTAAGTACAGCCAAAGGAATTGTAAATGTTAAGATTGCTCAAAAAGATACCATTATCAATACTTTTGATAAGCTAGATGGGGCACTAAGCACAGAGTTTAACTACGGAAGTTATGCTAAAATTAATAACGAACTGTTTTTTGGTGGTACAGAAGGGGTGGTCTATTTTAATCCAGAAAATGTAATTACCAAGCAACATTTACCAGAAATTGTATTCGAGGAATTTAGATTATTTAACCAAGAACAGGTTCCAGGTCAGGGAGTTTTAACCAAACAAATTGATAAGGTTGATCAAATCAAACTAACCCATAGTCAAAATTCTATTTACTTTAAATTTGTAGGAGTTCTACATAATTCACCATCTAAAGTTAAATATTCTTGGCGTTTAGAAGGTTTTGATGACGAATGGATTACACCACAAAAAAATAACGAAGTGGGGTATACAAACTTAAACTATGGAGAGTATTTGTTTAAGGTAAAGGCTATGAATAGGTTTGGAAAATGGGGGCCAGAAAGACAAATTAAAATTGTTATTATGGCGCCTTGGTGGGCAACTTCACAAGCCTACATGCTATATTTTATAGTCTTTATATTGTTACTTATTGTTATTGTTCAGTTAACTAAATTATCAGTAAATAAAAAGAATGCCGATGATCAAATTAACTTTTTTAACAATTTAACACACGAGTTAAAAACTCCAATGGCTATTTTATTGTCATCTTTAGAAAGTGCTTCAAGAGAAAAAAATTCTGGAGAAAATGCGAACTTTCAAATAAAGAAAACCATCAAAAGGTTAAATTCTTTGTTTGAACAAATGTTGAATTTTCAAAAAGCAAGTACTGCAGGTAAAATTATTCAAGACATTTCTCAAATTAGATTAGAAACATATGTTCAAGGCTTAATAACAAGTTTTAAACCCTTGTATCAAGAAAAAAATATTACTATTGAGTTAGAAAACAATTACTTAAATGAGTTTGTTTATTTTGATAAGGAAATATTTAATAAAATATTTTACAATTTATTGTCAAACGCTATTAAATACACCAATGATGGTGGGCATATTGTTATTGAATTTTTAGAGAGAAATAAAGGAAAATTAACGATTAGAATTTCTGATGATGGAATAGGTATTCCAAAAGATCAGCAAAAATACATCCTAAAAAGAAATTATAGAGCTCGTAATGTGGTCAATAGTCAAAAGCCAGGAACAGGACTTGGTTTAATGATGATAAAATCGTTGATAGAAAAAACAGGGGGTACCATTGCTTTTTCAAGTGAAGAAAACAAAGGGACTACTTTTTACATTGAAATAAAAGATCAGTTTAAAGAGTTTTTAAGAAATAATGCCAATAATGCAGATGAGTTTGTTGAAGAAAAAAATGTAGAGAATGATGCTTTAACCATTAAAGGGTTAAGAGAATTTATCAATACCAAAATTTTAATTGTAGAAGATAATAATGAATTAAGAAAAGTAATTACTACTAACTTAAAACCTTATTTTAAAATATATGAGGCTGCTAATGGTAAAGAAGGGTTTGATGTTGCTAAAAAAGAAATTCCAGATGTAATTATTACTGATTTAATTATGCCAGAAGTGGATGGAGTTGAGCTTTGTAAAATGTTAAAAGCAGATGAAGACTTAACACACATTCCTGTGTTTATGTTAACGGTATTAAATAGCTCATCAAATAAATTAGAAAGTTTAGAGAGTGGGGTGGCCGAGTATTTAGAAAAGCCTGTAGATATAGATATTTTAATAGCAAAAATTGTAAACACATTAAAATACCAATTAAAACTAAAAGAAAAATATGTACATGAGGGAGATGTAAAAATTGCTATTCATTCTAAAAACGAATTAGATATTGAGTTTATAGAAAAGTTAGAAGAAATTATTACAGTAAATATGAAAGATGGTTCTTTTTCTGTAAATAATTTATGCGAAAGCGTTGGTTATAGTAGAACATCATTATATGTAAAATTAAAAGAATTGATTGATATGTCTCCACAAGATTTTATCATTCATACAAAGCTAAAACACGCTAAAGAACTTTTAGTAAAAGGAGGAATGAGTATTAAAGAAGTTGCTTATCACTCAGGTTTTTCAAACCCTAAATATTTTAGTACTTCTTTTAAAAAGTATTTTGATACTACTCCAAGTGGTTTCCTACAAAGTCTTAATGATCCATCTGGAAAATAA
- a CDS encoding RrF2 family transcriptional regulator yields MLSKACKYAVRAILYLAINSDESKKIGIKKIAEALETPQPFLAKLLQQLSTHHLVSSSKGPGGGFYLTEKDLEITLWDIVLNIDGAEKFNECFLGLSVCSDSHPCPAHHIVKPFRDTILCDFKHKNILQLKEEIENKGTFLSLKLLVE; encoded by the coding sequence ATGTTATCTAAAGCATGTAAATATGCTGTTAGAGCAATTTTATATTTGGCTATTAACTCTGATGAGTCTAAAAAAATAGGGATTAAAAAAATTGCCGAAGCGCTAGAAACTCCACAACCGTTTTTAGCCAAACTTTTACAACAGTTAAGTACTCATCATTTAGTTTCGTCTTCCAAAGGACCTGGTGGTGGTTTTTATCTTACAGAAAAAGATTTAGAAATTACACTTTGGGACATTGTCTTAAATATTGATGGTGCTGAAAAATTTAATGAATGTTTTTTGGGACTTTCTGTATGTAGCGACTCCCATCCTTGTCCAGCCCATCATATTGTAAAACCTTTTAGAGATACTATTTTGTGTGATTTTAAACATAAAAATATTTTACAACTAAAAGAGGAAATAGAAAATAAAGGAACTTTTTTATCCTTAAAACTATTGGTAGAATAA
- the nrdD gene encoding anaerobic ribonucleoside-triphosphate reductase, which translates to MIRLTETQINQKINFISHYLYSQNAADGSKVDANANVTSKNIATMEAELNKDINIQINRALVSRKIAELFGQELADEYVRQIENHEIYVHDETSLKPYCVSISMYPFLIDGLTKLGGESRAPKHLESFCGEFVNLVFAVSSQFAGALATVEFLMYFDHFAKVDYGENYLETNKKTIENHLQHVVYAVNQPAAARGYQSVFWNISLYDQSYFESMFKDFVFPNMEKPCWQRLKRLQAFFMTWFNKERNKAILTFPVVTAAMLVKDGTPIDKEFTQMCAKELSEGNSFFIYQSENADSLASCCRLRNEITDHTFSYSLGAGGVATGSINVITLNMNRLIQQGKNIKKEVKKIHKYQVAYRKLMDEYNQAGLLPVYQSGFITLDKQFLTIGVNGMVEAAESLGIKAANTDEYKKFINKYLKDIYDENRKAKEEWGYMFNTEFVPAENLGVKNAKWDKQDGFEVQRDCYNSYFYAVDDNQINSLDKIILHGKEFIQYLDGGSALHLNLEETLNAKGFEKLIGATAKAGCNYFCFNIKITICNNCEYIDKRTLYQCTSCGSHNVDHATRVIGYLKRVSNFSSGRQKEHALRHYHKKNIFI; encoded by the coding sequence ATGATAAGATTAACAGAAACCCAAATCAATCAAAAAATAAATTTTATATCACATTATTTGTATTCGCAAAATGCAGCTGATGGTTCAAAGGTAGATGCCAATGCCAATGTTACTTCAAAAAATATTGCCACTATGGAAGCTGAATTGAATAAAGACATAAATATTCAGATAAATAGGGCTTTGGTAAGCAGAAAAATAGCTGAGTTATTTGGACAGGAATTGGCAGATGAATATGTAAGGCAAATAGAGAATCACGAAATTTATGTGCATGATGAAACTTCTTTAAAACCCTACTGTGTTTCTATTAGTATGTATCCTTTTTTAATTGATGGTTTAACCAAATTAGGAGGAGAAAGTAGGGCACCAAAGCATTTAGAAAGTTTTTGTGGGGAGTTTGTAAATCTTGTGTTTGCAGTTAGTTCTCAATTCGCTGGAGCTTTGGCTACGGTTGAGTTTTTAATGTATTTTGATCATTTTGCAAAAGTAGATTACGGAGAAAATTATTTAGAAACCAATAAAAAGACCATAGAAAATCACTTGCAACATGTAGTATATGCTGTAAACCAACCAGCTGCTGCTAGAGGCTATCAATCTGTCTTTTGGAATATTTCTTTATATGATCAATCCTATTTTGAAAGTATGTTTAAAGATTTTGTATTTCCAAATATGGAAAAACCTTGTTGGCAAAGGTTAAAAAGATTACAAGCTTTTTTTATGACTTGGTTTAACAAAGAAAGAAATAAAGCCATTTTAACATTTCCGGTAGTTACCGCAGCCATGTTAGTAAAAGATGGTACTCCTATAGACAAAGAATTTACACAAATGTGTGCTAAAGAATTAAGCGAAGGAAATTCATTCTTTATTTATCAATCAGAAAATGCAGATAGTTTAGCTTCTTGTTGTAGGTTAAGAAATGAAATTACAGATCATACTTTTAGTTACTCATTAGGAGCTGGAGGCGTGGCTACTGGATCTATAAATGTAATTACCTTAAATATGAATCGTTTAATTCAGCAAGGAAAAAACATCAAAAAAGAGGTTAAAAAAATCCACAAATACCAAGTAGCATATCGTAAACTTATGGATGAATATAACCAAGCAGGATTACTTCCTGTATATCAATCTGGTTTTATTACTCTAGACAAACAATTTTTAACTATTGGAGTTAATGGAATGGTAGAAGCAGCAGAAAGTCTAGGGATTAAAGCAGCAAATACAGATGAATATAAAAAGTTTATTAATAAATATTTAAAAGATATTTATGACGAAAACCGAAAAGCTAAAGAAGAATGGGGATATATGTTTAATACAGAATTTGTGCCTGCCGAAAATTTAGGGGTTAAGAATGCAAAATGGGATAAACAAGATGGTTTTGAGGTACAACGAGATTGTTACAACTCTTATTTTTATGCAGTAGATGATAATCAAATAAATAGTCTTGATAAAATTATATTACACGGTAAAGAGTTTATTCAATATTTAGATGGAGGTTCGGCTTTACATTTAAATTTAGAAGAAACGCTCAATGCAAAAGGGTTCGAAAAGTTAATTGGGGCTACGGCAAAAGCAGGTTGTAATTATTTTTGTTTTAATATAAAAATTACCATTTGTAATAACTGTGAGTATATAGATAAGCGAACGCTATATCAATGCACTAGTTGCGGTTCACATAATGTTGATCATGCTACAAGGGTAATTGGTTATTTAAAAAGAGTCTCTAACTTTAGTTCTGGAAGACAAAAAGAACATGCTTTAAGACATTATCACAAGAAAAATATTTTTATATAA
- the nrdG gene encoding anaerobic ribonucleoside-triphosphate reductase activating protein, with protein MYYYRFQIAFQEVPNEISLCFSICGCPLRCKGCHSPFLFKKENGEFLTNIMYQQILEKYKNYATCVLFMGGEWEEVELIKKLKIAKKMDYKTCLYTGLKKVDQKIEQELTWLKTGEWISDLGGLDKSTTNQIFTEVKTNKNLNYLFQKK; from the coding sequence ATGTATTATTATCGTTTTCAAATAGCTTTTCAAGAAGTGCCAAATGAAATTAGTCTTTGTTTTTCAATATGTGGTTGTCCTTTAAGATGTAAAGGATGTCATTCACCCTTTTTATTTAAAAAAGAAAATGGGGAGTTTTTAACGAATATTATGTATCAGCAGATATTAGAAAAATATAAAAACTATGCAACCTGTGTATTGTTTATGGGAGGGGAATGGGAAGAAGTTGAATTGATAAAAAAGTTGAAAATAGCTAAGAAAATGGACTATAAAACCTGTTTGTATACGGGGTTAAAAAAAGTTGATCAAAAAATAGAACAGGAATTAACTTGGCTAAAAACAGGTGAGTGGATTTCTGATTTAGGAGGCTTAGATAAATCAACAACGAATCAAATATTTACAGAAGTAAAAACCAATAAGAATTTAAATTATCTCTTTCAAAAAAAATAA
- a CDS encoding sulfatase, whose product MKLYKKIISLSVLLLLTQYSYSQVRPKKPNVLLIISDQHSGRIMTQTGYKYVKTPGIDKLASEGVTFTRSYCTYPVCMASRASIITGMMPSKSNKNLMEYTSIGKALKNVGYNTAYFGKWHVSNSKIAKVPDWHGFDTYKREYNDSKTANLSIDYIKKSHNKPFFLVASLLNPHDCCELARNISGLGDDYHDGAVVEDMELDKCPPLPENFNIPRNEAEGFYTRRNPDPSDKVNFGKHPVKYWTEKEWRQYAYGYDRLVEKMDNHILNIVNALEEKGLLDDTIIFYTSDHGDGHGAHKWNQKMNFYEESINVPFVISWKGHTKSGIIDKETLTSSGLDLYPTICKIAGVELNQHLQGENLTPYVLKQSKKADIKRDYVVSELIQKENNKPKGKVFEGRMLVSSQFKYFLFDGGENPEQFFDLKNDPGEMNSLVHLKKHQEQIALHRQMLKDWIVKTSDDFPIDKVLSKLH is encoded by the coding sequence ATGAAATTGTATAAAAAAATCATCAGCTTAAGTGTATTGTTGTTGCTCACACAATATTCATATTCCCAAGTTAGGCCTAAAAAACCAAATGTTTTATTAATTATTTCGGATCAACATTCAGGAAGAATTATGACTCAAACAGGCTATAAATATGTAAAAACTCCAGGGATTGATAAGTTGGCTTCGGAGGGAGTAACTTTTACAAGAAGTTATTGTACTTATCCTGTTTGTATGGCTTCTAGGGCTTCTATAATAACAGGAATGATGCCAAGTAAAAGCAATAAAAATTTAATGGAATATACCTCTATTGGTAAGGCTTTAAAAAATGTTGGCTACAATACTGCTTATTTTGGAAAATGGCATGTGTCTAATTCTAAAATTGCAAAAGTACCAGATTGGCATGGGTTTGATACTTACAAAAGAGAGTATAACGATTCTAAAACCGCGAATCTTTCTATTGATTATATTAAAAAATCACATAACAAACCATTTTTTTTAGTTGCCTCACTTTTAAACCCACATGATTGCTGCGAATTGGCTAGAAATATTTCTGGTCTTGGCGATGATTATCACGATGGTGCTGTAGTAGAAGATATGGAGCTTGACAAGTGTCCGCCTTTACCCGAAAATTTTAACATTCCAAGAAATGAAGCAGAAGGATTTTATACAAGAAGAAATCCAGATCCAAGTGATAAGGTGAATTTTGGTAAACATCCTGTAAAATATTGGACAGAAAAAGAATGGAGGCAATACGCATATGGATATGATAGATTGGTAGAAAAAATGGACAATCATATTTTAAATATTGTGAATGCTCTAGAAGAAAAAGGATTGTTAGATGATACCATTATTTTTTATACTTCAGATCATGGCGATGGACATGGAGCACATAAGTGGAATCAAAAAATGAATTTTTACGAAGAATCCATCAATGTACCATTTGTAATATCTTGGAAAGGACACACAAAGTCTGGAATTATAGATAAAGAGACTTTAACTTCAAGCGGATTGGATTTATATCCTACCATTTGTAAAATTGCAGGAGTAGAATTAAATCAACATTTACAAGGAGAAAATTTAACTCCCTATGTTTTAAAACAGTCAAAAAAAGCTGATATAAAAAGAGATTATGTGGTTTCAGAACTCATCCAAAAAGAAAATAATAAACCCAAAGGAAAAGTGTTTGAAGGGAGAATGTTGGTTAGCAGTCAGTTTAAATATTTTTTGTTTGATGGAGGCGAAAACCCAGAGCAGTTTTTTGATTTAAAAAATGATCCAGGAGAAATGAATTCATTGGTACATTTAAAAAAACATCAAGAACAAATAGCCTTACACAGGCAAATGCTAAAAGATTGGATTGTTAAAACTTCTGATGATTTTCCTATTGATAAAGTTTTAAGTAAGCTTCATTAA
- a CDS encoding sialate O-acetylesterase produces MKYYKLLLLSLVLLFCQCKSTSNIVNNNAKPLDVYLCIGQSNMAGRATIEDIDKDTLANVLLFTGQEHKAWEKAANPFNKYSTVRKEMRMQKLSPSYGFAKTMAQENPSSTIGLIVNAKGGTSIEAWKPGGLLYSEAISQTKKALKTGGVLKGIIWHQGEANSSRYKKYTPQIIALIQALRTDLNQLNLPVVVGQLSSDKPLRNNFNKMILELPNHINNVAVVTTEGLSTIDKTHFDSKSQRILGQRYANEMLKLLAKK; encoded by the coding sequence ATGAAATATTACAAATTACTTTTATTATCCTTGGTATTATTGTTTTGCCAATGTAAATCAACAAGCAACATAGTAAACAACAATGCTAAACCTTTGGATGTTTATTTATGCATAGGGCAATCTAACATGGCAGGACGTGCTACTATAGAAGATATTGACAAAGATACTTTAGCCAATGTATTGTTGTTCACAGGGCAAGAACACAAAGCTTGGGAAAAGGCAGCAAATCCTTTTAATAAATACTCAACAGTAAGAAAAGAAATGCGAATGCAAAAGTTGAGTCCAAGTTATGGATTTGCAAAGACGATGGCACAAGAAAACCCAAGCAGCACCATTGGCTTAATTGTAAATGCTAAAGGAGGAACTTCTATAGAGGCATGGAAACCTGGAGGTTTATTGTATAGTGAAGCTATTAGTCAAACTAAAAAAGCTTTAAAAACAGGAGGAGTTTTAAAAGGAATTATTTGGCATCAAGGAGAAGCAAACAGTTCTAGATATAAAAAATATACACCTCAAATAATAGCTTTGATTCAAGCATTAAGAACAGATTTAAATCAACTCAATTTACCTGTTGTGGTAGGGCAATTATCATCAGACAAACCGTTGAGAAATAATTTTAATAAAATGATTTTAGAGCTACCAAATCATATAAATAATGTTGCGGTGGTTACTACAGAAGGATTGAGTACCATTGATAAAACTCATTTTGATAGTAAAAGTCAGAGAATTTTAGGACAAAGATATGCCAACGAAATGTTAAAACTATTGGCTAAAAAATAA
- a CDS encoding agarase — MKKSIYLFIILVGWSSAKTYAQAKTEQDYILVDARVRVYHKDGTRTYKEYQPFKTQTLELLPNFNKEKSLSKLSKYGGLMADKTKFATGFFHVKKIDGRWWGIDPLGYKYFNISLNSINTGKSKGSKVAFKEKFGNKENWIHQTVEMLQNHGFNCAGSWSDVEAIIEANKTLEKPLAYTVNWNFMSSYGRKRGGTHQQAGHTGYPKDAIFVFDPEFKTFCDEHAKQLLKYKDDPNLFGHFSDNEMPFKQKALDNYLKLPKNEHGYKAAIDWLKENGITKAEITDTHRDLFMAYVGDTYFSIVSKAIKKYDPNHMYIGARFYSEEKNHAAFMKAAGKHLDIISNNYYNHWTPDKTDLVNWTKWSGRPFIITEYYVKGEDSGMGNTSGAGWIVRTQKDRGLFYQNYNLALLASKNCVGWHYFKYQDNDPTAKGVDPSNIDANKGIVTSDYKPWTAMLEKMKALNNRVYDLINYFDHHEN; from the coding sequence ATGAAAAAATCAATATACCTTTTTATCATTTTAGTTGGATGGAGCAGTGCTAAAACGTACGCTCAAGCAAAAACAGAGCAAGATTATATTTTAGTAGATGCTAGAGTAAGAGTATATCATAAAGATGGCACTAGAACCTATAAAGAATATCAACCTTTTAAAACACAAACGTTAGAATTGTTGCCTAATTTTAATAAAGAAAAGTCTTTATCAAAATTGAGTAAATATGGAGGTTTGATGGCAGATAAAACAAAATTTGCAACAGGTTTTTTCCATGTTAAAAAAATAGATGGACGTTGGTGGGGGATAGATCCTTTAGGATATAAATATTTTAATATCTCACTAAATAGTATCAATACAGGAAAGTCAAAAGGAAGCAAAGTTGCGTTTAAAGAAAAGTTTGGTAATAAAGAAAATTGGATACATCAAACTGTAGAAATGTTACAAAATCATGGCTTTAACTGTGCGGGTTCGTGGTCTGATGTTGAGGCTATTATTGAGGCTAACAAAACTTTAGAAAAACCTTTGGCTTATACCGTTAACTGGAATTTTATGAGCAGTTATGGTCGTAAACGTGGAGGTACTCATCAACAAGCAGGGCATACAGGATATCCTAAGGATGCTATTTTTGTTTTTGATCCAGAGTTTAAAACTTTTTGCGATGAACATGCCAAACAATTATTGAAATATAAAGACGATCCTAATTTATTTGGACATTTTTCTGATAACGAAATGCCTTTTAAACAAAAGGCTCTAGATAATTATTTAAAGTTGCCAAAAAATGAGCACGGCTATAAAGCTGCGATTGATTGGTTAAAAGAAAATGGAATTACCAAAGCAGAAATTACAGATACTCATCGTGATTTATTTATGGCCTATGTTGGGGATACTTATTTTTCAATAGTTTCTAAGGCGATTAAAAAATACGATCCAAACCATATGTATATTGGAGCTCGTTTTTACAGCGAAGAAAAAAATCACGCGGCGTTTATGAAAGCTGCGGGTAAACATTTAGATATTATTTCTAACAATTATTACAATCATTGGACTCCAGATAAAACAGATTTAGTGAATTGGACTAAATGGTCTGGGAGACCATTTATAATTACAGAGTATTATGTAAAAGGAGAAGATTCAGGAATGGGAAATACTAGCGGAGCAGGTTGGATTGTAAGAACTCAAAAAGATAGAGGGCTATTTTATCAAAACTACAATTTGGCTTTGTTAGCATCAAAAAATTGTGTGGGATGGCATTATTTTAAATATCAAGATAACGATCCAACGGCTAAAGGGGTAGATCCTTCTAATATAGATGCCAATAAAGGTATTGTAACAAGTGACTATAAACCTTGGACGGCTATGTTAGAGAAAATGAAAGCATTAAACAATCGTGTTTACGATTTAATAAATTATTTTGATCATCATGAGAATTAA